The following are encoded together in the Montipora foliosa isolate CH-2021 chromosome 12, ASM3666993v2, whole genome shotgun sequence genome:
- the LOC137980209 gene encoding trace amine-associated receptor 9-like, with the protein MGLGEPPECQNSTAPQILSFTSATVSSVLMLITTPANLLVCVAFVKDPYKTLKTPFNIFLLNIAAADLIVGLGVLPLSITFHVLEGMGIYHDTLIRTLHLIFFISCSASVLGIAVLSLDRYISVTSPLKYRSRVTIKRVKIVSLLMWLISVACPFTYLYVDFIIYSFVFANTIILLTVIILVVVNHNISHSFKAQRKILKSLSDSEIVHSKLAKRDERATNTFLFFLIAFVVLNLPSIGFSFALNFGSYPCGTHHIFRDLELTFILFPSSVNPFIYSLRLPNIRNAIRAIAYKVMPNFATSKTTSVTVRASHALEEEWIGQRKLQPFLDVGSVAHQSLSIHTRTRISDKTVKRTTSLMSDPRVRTLTLERSTSHFYRETTIV; encoded by the coding sequence ATGGGCCTAGGAGAGCCACCAGAATGTCAAAATTCAACAGCACCTCAAATACTCTCCTTCACATCAGCTACTGTATCTTCTGTTTTAATGTTAATCACAACACCTGCAAATCTTCTTGTCTGTGTCGCGTTTGTCAAAGATCCTTACAAAACCTTGAAAACGCCATTCAATATTTTCTTGCTGAACATTGCAGCGGCCGATCTTATCGTTGGCCTTGGCGTGCTTCCTCTATCTATCACATTTCACGTACTCGAGGGAATGGGGATTTATCACGACACATTGATTAGGACTTTACATCTCATATTCTTTATATCCTGCTCGGCTTCTGTGCTTGGAATTGCAGTCCTAAGTTTGGATCGCTACATCAGCGTCACGTCGCCGTTAAAGTATCGCTCGAGAGTGACAATTAAACGAGTAAAAATTGTATCTTTACTAATGTGGCTAATTTCAGTCGCCTGTCCTTTTACTTATCTATATGTCGATTTTATCATATACTCTTTCGTGTTTGCAAACACCATTATTCTTCTTACGGTAATAATTTTAGTCGTTGTCAATCATAATATTTCTCACAGCTTTAAGGCTCAACGTAAAATCCTTAAATCTCTTTCAGATTCTGAAATCGTGCATTCCAAATTGGCAAAACGCGATGAAAGAGCGACTAATACGTTCCTGTTTTTCCTTATAGCTTTTGTGGTCTTAAATCTGCCTTCAATCGGTTTCAGTTTTGCTCTCAATTTTGGCAGTTATCCCTGTGGAACACATCACATATTTAGGGATTTGGAACTTACTTTTATTCTATTCCCAAGTTCCGTGAACCCGTTCATCTATTCACTTAGACTACCAAACATCAGGAACGCCATAAGAGCGATAGCATACAAAGTGATGCCCAACTTTGCAACTTCAAAGACGACCTCAGTCACCGTTAGGGCATCACACGCCTTAGAAGAAGAATGGATTGGACAGAGAAAATTGCAACCTTTTCTCGATGTTGGATCTGTCGCACATCAAAGTTTATCGATCCATACCAGGACTAGGATATCTGACAAAACAGTGAAGCGCACGACCTCCTTAATGAGTGACCCACGCGTACGTACACTCACACTGGAACGCAGTACATCTCATTTTTATCGAGAAACCACCATTGTATAA